Proteins from a genomic interval of Physeter macrocephalus isolate SW-GA chromosome 21, ASM283717v5, whole genome shotgun sequence:
- the HNRNPH2 gene encoding heterogeneous nuclear ribonucleoprotein H2, whose translation MMLSTEGREGFVVKVRGLPWSCSADEVMRFFSDCKIQNGTSGIRFIYTREGRPSGEAFVELESEDEVKLALKKDRETMGHRYVEVFKSNSVEMDWVLKHTGPNSPDTANDGFVRLRGLPFGCSKEEIVQFFSGLEIVPNGMTLPVDFQGRSTGEAFVQFASQEIAEKALKKHKERIGHRYIEIFKSSRAEVRTHYDPPRKLMAMQRPGPYDRPGAGRGYNSIGRGAGFERMRRGAYGGGYGGYDDYGGYNDGYGFGSDRFGRDLNYCFSGMSDHRYGDGGSSFQSTTGHCVHMRGLPYRATENDIYNFFSPLNPMRVHIEIGPDGRVTGEADVEFATHEDAVAAMAKDKANMQHRYVELFLNSTAGTSGGAYDHSYVELFLNSTAGASGGAYGSQMMGGMGISNQSSYGGPASQQLSGGYGGGYGGQSSMSGYDQVLQENSSDYQSNLA comes from the coding sequence ATGATGCTGAGCACAGAAGGCAGGGAGGGGTTCGTGGTGAAGGTCAGGGGCCTGCCCTGGTCCTGCTCAGCTGATGAAGTGATGcgcttcttctctgattgcaaaATCCAAAATGGCACATCAGGTATTCGTTTCATCTACACCAGAGAAGGCAGACCAAGTGGTGAAGCGTTTGTCGAACTTGAGTCCGAAGATGAAGTGAAATTGGCTCTGAAGAAGGACAGAGAAACTATGGGACACAGATACGTTGAAGTGTTCAAGTCCAACAGTGTTGAAATGGATTGGGTGTTGAAGCATACAGGTCCAAATAGTCCTGATACTGCCAATGATGGCTTCGTCCGGCTTAGAGGACTCCCATTTGGCTGTAGCAAGGAAGAGATTGTTCAGTTCTTTTCTGGGTTGGAAATTGTGCCAAATGGGATGACACTGCCGGTGGACTTTCAGGGGCGGAGCACAGGGGAGGCCTTTGTGCAATTTGCTTCACAGGAGATAGCTGAAAAGGCCttaaagaaacacaaggaaagaatAGGGCACAGGTACATTGAAATCTTCAAGAGTAGCCGAGCTGAAGTGCGAACCCACTACGATCCCCCTCGAAAGCTCATGGCTATGCAGCGGCCGGGTCCCTATGATAggccaggggctggcagggggTATAATAGCATTGGCAGAGGGGCTGGGTTTGAAAGGATGAGGCGGGGTGCCTATGGTGGAGGGTATGGAGGCTATGATGACTATGGTGGCTATAATGATGGGTATGGCTTTGGGTCTGATAGATTTGGAAGAGACCTCAATTACTGTTTTTCAGGAATGTCTGATCATAGATATGGAGATGGTGGGTCCAGTTTTCAGAGCACCACAGGGCACTGTGTACACATGAGGGGATTACCTTACAGAGCCACTGAGAatgatatttacaattttttctcACCTCTTAACCCCATGAGAGTACACATTGAAATTGGACCCGATGGCAGAGTTACTGGTGAGGCAGATGTTGAATTTGCTACTCATGAAGATGCTGTGGCAGCTATGGCAAAAGACAAAGCTAACATGCAACACAGATACGTGGAGCTCTTCTTGAATTCTACCGCAGGCACAAGTGGGGGTGCTTATGATCACAGCTACGTAGAGCTCTTTTTGAATTCTACAGCAGGGGCAAGTGGTGGTGCTTATGGTAGCCAAATGATGGGAGGGATGGGCATATCCAACCAGTCTAGTTATGGAGGTCCTGCTAGCCAGCAGCTGAGTGGTGGTTACGGAGGTGGTTATGGTGGTCAGAGCAGTATGAGTGGATATGACCAAGTTCTGCAGGAAAACTCCAGTGACTATCAATCAAACCTCGCTTAG